The nucleotide window TCTTCCCGAAGCCGAGAAGCCGGCCAACCGACGCCGGTTCCAACTTTTTGCTCGTCCCCTTCCTCGAAAATCCTCGAGGAATCGACGAGCAGTCGAGACTAATAGAGGCTAATAGGAGACTCGGTCGCCGTTTACCCGAATTTCAGTCGATTCCGCTCTCGCGAGGAACCAGTCCAAGGAAAACGGATGTCTATATCTCCCCCTGTAAAATTCCGTTCTCGATTTAAACGAACGCGACCAACGCTGGGTCTGCCTCGGAACTCGGAAACTTTTCCTAGGTCTCGCAACGGGGACGCGACACGGCGGAGATAATTCTGGAAAAGAGAGGAGGAAACGAACGACGACGTCGCGGACACGTGGAAACGTGGAAACGTGGAAACGCGAGACAATTCCCGTCGAGGAGCCACGTTGTTCCAACCGAGATCTTATTATcgaggaaaattcaatttccgacGTCGCGCGTACCTCTCGCGGAGCGAGAAACGGTGCGCTTCTGCGATTTTCGATCGCAGCTGTTCGAAACTTTCAGATCGAGGCGAACGACGGTGTGCGCGAGCACAATTTCCGCGTCGATCGAATCCAACCGGTTTCCGTCCGGGAATCCGGATGCTAAACGCTGGAACGCGACAACCGTATTTTCTAGTTTGCGCGCGTTCATTCTCTCCTATATATCGGTCTTCCGGTCAGCTCCGCGAACGAAAGAATCGACGAGATATGGGTCTCGGTTGATCGAAAGCTGTTCccgcgactcgactcgactcgactcgactcgactcgacgcaGATCTATACTCTTACGTCATCAATCTTTACACCTTCCCGCGCGCGCGGAACCAACGGCGAAGCGGAAATACACGAAATCGTAATCTTTCGATCGTATTTCATAATTCTCGACAGGTATCTCTAGGAGGAACGAGACCCGGTGAATTTATCGGCTCCGGTACTCCGCGTACATTGGTAAACGTTCCGTGGCGCGACCAATGCGCAGCCAGTCATTTACACGATAATTGTCACGAGGAAAATACGCTTATCCGTATCTACCTGCGGCGACTTTGCGTGTTCGCAGCCATCTAACGGTTAGCCGTTTAAACGGAAAAGACTCTCGGCCGTCCGCTCTAAGCGGATGAAAAATTATTCGCGGCAACCGGAACGATATACGGAGGTAGCTGTGCAATTTCTGCGCAACAGAAACGCGAACATCACGAATTCCAACTACGAGTCCTAACAATCGAAAAACGTCACCGGTGTGTCACGATCAGAACGCGCGAGCAATTGATCGATcgcccgaccgaccgaccgaccgaccgaccgaccgaccgaccgaccaaccgaccgacAGACCGACAGACCGaccaagcgagcgagcgagcgagacgcgAGCAACGGAAAGACAGAGTAGAGCTGTTCTCGTCGGCCTTGGCGAAAAGAGTAGACCTCGACAGCTCGAGTTGTTCGATGACCGAGAAAGAGTAAGGgaaaagagcgagaaagagcgagaaagagagttCATGGTCCCCTGCCGCGTACAAACCTCTGCCTTCCGCAAAATTCCTCGATCAACGTTATTTTCGCTTCTGATCGTGATCGCGCAGTGACCGATCGCCGAATAGGTGAGAAATCTCGCAACCTTGACCAGTTTCGCGACGCATTCCTAGTTGGTCGGTTACGCGAGCGAGTCTCGATCGGCTGACAGCTTTCGAACGATCCAGCCGCGAGATTTACTCGATTCGGGCGAGAGAGAAACGACGTAGGCTCTACTTATCGACGTTCGGTAGAACAGGGACGAGCAATCGTTCGATAAAACAGACGAGAGAATCGAACGCTTTCGTTCGTGTATCTCCGGAGTAGATTCGCGCGGATCCCGTTCGTAATTATCGCGTTCGCCGCGTCAACGAGATATCGAACAGTTCGATGATCGGTTCGTTTGTCAAAGGGCGTGTACTCCCTTCCCGCAACGCGGAGACTCGTCCCGGCGAAGAACCGCAACGCGTACTCCTCGTTTATCGCGATTCGAGGCGTAAGCGACGAGAACGGCTCGATCGGCGACGTATCTTCGTTTCCCCCGAGTCATGCACCGAACCGAATTTATCGGAACGACGAACTGCGATAGCGAGAAGAACCTCGAGGCGCCGGGGAACGAGACGATACGATATGGAGGTTAACGGGGAAATCGAGCGATCGAAACTGTACTTTGACAATCTTCGGAACGGCcgaaaaatgaaaaggaattCCGTCGCCGGCTACCCAACTAAAATGGCGGCGAGAAAATTGTACGTTTTCGGCTAGCGCGTACGATCGCGTGCGTCGCGCTCGCGATCGCGTATATTCGTACGAGCGGCAACCAACTGTCTTCGCATGACCTTCTATCGCATGGAAACCCGACGAACGTTGCTGAACCGATACGTTTCACGTACGGTCGACGCGATGCCCGGATAGTATCCCAACGTCGAATCGAACGGCTTTAATCGCTACGTTTCAGCGGAACGAGTTTCATTAAACAGGTTATTTCGAGGGACCTAGGCAATGATCGGTTAATCGTAAGGCTACGGGGTTCACACGGCTCGTCGTCGAATACATTCCGTATTAATTGCAACTGATATCTTCCGGGAGCATCGCGTTCGACAGTATCGCCGACTTTCAAGCACATCTACGACTATAACGAAAAAAGACTCACCTTTTGAGTGCTGTAAGCGGCCTAGAAAATCGAGGCTTCGGCGTATTCAACGGCTCCCGTCCACTACGATCTCACAGAGTGCACTGGCGCAACGAGCGGAAGCCGCCATCTTGAACTGCGTTCACTTGACACTTTCCGCTGGTTCGAAAAATATCGACTCGTTCCCGCCActtcttcaatttcttcttaCACGAATTATTTCCATTCCCGCTTACGCGTTGCTATTTCTTTCTCTAGAATTACGAACACTCgggaaaatatatattcggATATGGAAATGGTATCGATCAGTCCCAATTAAATAACAGCTCGAACCGACACGTTTCATCCTGATGTATCGATAAATGaatgtacatatgtacatatgtaatcGATACATAATAGCAGATggatatagataaataaataaagaggcGGTAACATATGTTTGTATTTATTCGAAGTAATCGTTGATCGAAACCGtcttttttcatgaaaattcaacCGGTATTTCAGCCGCTTGTAGGGAGCCATTCCTTTTGTGCGCGCTGCCATAGCACATGTTTACCCGACTGATAAATTGATTCGCCGATGAAAATTCTTCGCGTGatattcaacatatttttgCAACAAGATGCCTAAATCAAAGAGAGATAAAAAAAGTAAGTCTTTTCTGGTCTTGAACataattttatcgttaatcTGTTCCGTGTAACCGTGACATTATTAACCTAACCTAGTAGTATGTTGAAAACTTGTGTGTGCAATAAAGTAATcgataaaattgtatttcacaGTATCGCTTACAAAAACAAGTAAGAAAGGCCTCGTCTTGAAGCAACAAATCGTCGAAGATGTTAGAAATTGCGTCGAAAAGTATTCAGAGATTTTCCTCATCTCTGTGGATAATATGCGCAACAACAAATTGAAAGATCTGAGAGGAGAATGGAAGGATAGTCGATTTTTCTTTGGTAAAAATAAACTGATAGCATTGGCATTGGGCAAATCACCGGAAGATGAAGTAGTGGAAGGCATCCACAAATTATCTCTAGCATTAAGAGGACAATGCGGCTTGCTATTCACAAACAGACCTACCAAGAAGGTGAACATTTAGTTGGTGCTTGTGTAAttgttaaacattgaaaatctaTCAAATCATTTGTTTTTGTGTCTTTAGGTTCTGAAATGGATGAAATCCTACGAAGAAGCAGACTATGCTAGATCCGGTTTTGTAGTAAGCAAGACGGTTACATTACCCGAAGGACCTATGCCAGAGTTTCCTCACAGCATAGAACCTCATCTAAGACAACTGGGAATGCCTACAGCTTTGCAGAAGGGTGTAGTAACATTGATCAAAGAGTATACGGTTTGTAAGAAAGGACAAATGTTGAGCCCTGAACAAGCGAGAATTTTGGTAAGCTTTAAATGTtgctttttaaattaaacaggCAAccgatattaatatattcttttgcATTAGAAATTGCTGGGTAAACCAGTGGCTACTTTTAAATTAACACCACTGGGagtattttcaaagaaaaacgGATACACGCAATTGGTAACTGAAGATCATTCTAAAGAAAACATGGAGGAGAATATGGAGATAGATGAAATAGAAAAGACAGAGGATACGTGAAACGTGTATCGTTACATCGacgaaaaattatatgaatttgtATATATGTTACATGTACTTTGTATAATTGTGcacaaaaataaattgttcacTCTGTGGTGTAGTTCTGCAGGAGGACACGAAGTTTACCGCTTATTACTTTTGGAAACAATCGAAACACGCCATGTTATGAGCTATTGGATTCTTCTATCTTAAAATTATGTAATGTTTTTTTCTAAGGAAATCGTTAGTTTTATTGAAATCTGCACGCCCGTAACTATGTTGATACCGATATGTTTTGCTATATTCTGGATACTCGGAGTATTATGGGTAAGTGGTGGTATCATTGATCAAACGTGCAACGACATGACCGCgtgaatttcaattgatttaccgTCATACGCGCAGACCTTGTTCTACTGGTGTTCGGAAACTTTGCAAAATACGAACGGTAAAgctatttttaaagtaaattccgATAGAAAGGGCAGCGCAATGGCCATCGATTCTTTGGATATATCTGAAGATGAAGAGAGGGAAAATCGCGACGTAGAACGACTAAAACACGAGGTAAAATCAAGGTGGATCCAAGGTGGATTCGTTTAAACGTCACGTTGCCGATGCATTTGATTCCAGCTGAAAACTCGTTGGCCGAGCAAAGCGTCGATAAACTCGCAGCGATGAAACTGAACTTACGATTGTACACGACAGAACAATAAAACGGGCAGCATTTGAATTGGACGACTCGGCGGTGATTGGTCGATTAATTTGTCATTTATTGTATCGATGGGTACAAGGTATACGATTACTACAGATAAAAGGTTTAATCGTGAATATCGCAACAGATAATGTTAAACCAGTTCTAGAGAAGTATAGAAATTACTAGCTAAACAGAGTGGCTATCGCTTGCACGCGGCGGTCACCGATAGCTGTAGGTACGCACGCTATCCGCTATTCAACGCGAAAACGAAACAACGAATCGAATCGGTGAATTAAACGACTGGAGATCACGTGGAGTACAATTTCTTCTCGTTACGTCGAAATCTGTTCTAGCGTCAAGCTAAATACGTCTTACGAATACTTGCATTTAGATAAGTAACATCTGCGCGTCGATTGCGAAAGAAGCATTCGAAATTCTATGTTTTGGCTACTCGTTTGTTCTTCAAGAATATTAATACTCGACGGTACGACATAAGAAAGGTGTCACAGGAACGATTTCGTAGACAATTTCAAACTGTCGCCTGCGGAAGAGCATACAAAATATCCAATAAAAAATCGGTATGTAAACGAAActataaataaagttaaatatatttgtactatGCATAACACGATTAACaggatagataaaataatactaaaaatgaaatattcgatattcgtaaaataatgtacaacgaccgttcaattatatatatatacactgtTTACAGCGATAACTAACGTACACGAATAATCAAGAGAAATACCATTCTCGCGACAGTATCAGCCGTCTCGAAAGAAACGATAAAACGCGACGCGTATCGTGTCTCGTTCGATAACCCGATCACTACTGTGTCCCTTTACGTTACAACAGCTTTTCCCTTTGAGTAAACTGAGAATACTTCCATCAGCAACTCGATGCCTCTTCTTTGGTTAAACAGAATTGTACTTTTGTTTGCTTCAACGATACGAGCTAAAGGATTAAAGTAAAGTGTGTAAATGGCgttgctctctctctttctctctctctctcactctcactcacGCCCTTTGTCCATTATGTCGAGTTCTAGTGATTCTTTCGCAGAAAAGGCCAActcgtttaatatcgttttacacgGTTCCCGCGTTTGCCCCGACTGTTCGTTCGACAAGCactattttcagtgaaatatcACAATACGAAAACGAGGTATAGTCTAGAATATGGCAATCTCACAGCACTCTAAATTAACAGAGATctcgtataaaaataaataaacatttcttaaaCAAAGTGGTCGATAAAGGTCAACTAAAATAGAtgtataaactatattacaATACACCAGACTCTCGTGTCGTAGACTAATTATGATTAAAAGATTCTTACTAGCTTCCATCAGCCGCGATTTCGATTGAAACGGAACGGAGCTTCTAGAGAAGAAGGAACGATAAAAGCGCGTGTATAGTAATCCTTTTTCAAATCGCATTAACGAACCAGTTTACGCGCAAGCTTTAACGCCATTCTCAATATTTCGGTGGCATACAAGCGATTCGATTCGATCATTTTCAAACGCGTTCCACACGAAAATCCGTACTTTGAAATCGAGTTACGATCGACGAGTATTCTTCTCCTATTCTAACAGAATTGGAATGTAATTAAATCGAATCGATTTCAGACGATTACACATACTCGAGACGAAATGTTACTCGTTACTCGTAAATCGGTTGAATCGATAGCAAGAATTGTCACGATCGCGTACCGAACACACACGTCGAATGCCAAGCCTACAATCGCATTGCAAACACATCAAGAAAAATGTCGAATGTCTCACCAGACAACGACGCTATAGCCGACGATACATGTTATACGGACGAGTATAAAACGTAGCTAAATACCGACGATCGTTTCCTTATTACGAACAAATTATCGTTTTGCGCGAGTGTAAAACACCTACACGTCCTATATATCCTTAGTAGACAGTTCGAATTTGAGCATAACGTTCCTCCAATGACGGCAGTTCCGGTATCGGGTCCCGCCAGTACACGAAATTACTGAACTCGTCGGCAGCATCTACTCTCCATGCCGGGAATAGATGATCGACTATGTAGCTCATGTTCGAATATCTGAAAAAAGAGAATCCAAATAATCATCTGCTTACCGTCGATGTCGcgttcgtcgtcgttgtcgttcgTGTTCGATGAGACGGAGGCGGAAACGGTACGAAAGGTACACATCAAAAACTATTCGTTAGAGAAGAGGGTGTGTTACGGTGGAATGCGTATTTCATTCTGTTTAGGGACGGTCTGGACACCAAGGGAATGGATTTCGGAGAAGAGACACAAACACAACGTTAtacaaacattgaaatacaCACAACGGTAGAATCGTTAGAGACTTTTAGATTAGGCTACCTGCTGATGTCCcccaaacaaaataaattactggGATTTCGAGCGTTCAATGGTTCGGAGGAAAGCGTTGATACTATCGGGTCGTTCGTTTTGTCCAGTAAAAACATCCATGCGAAAGGTCAAGTCCCCGAGGTGATGGCTTTTCGGAAATGTCTGCCGAGAATATTCGATGGAACGAAACGAAGAATACGAGTCTTTCGGCACACGTTTCGTGTACTCGATAAAGATCGTTGCATCTTCTTTTAAGGGAGCATGTCCGACGCGGCGACGCGTGGAAGATTAATTTACTTTCACGAACGATCTCGAGCAATGTTAAGCGGCGATCGTTTCCTTTCGAGTGCGCGCTGGCAACACTTAAGGCAATGGCGGCGTTAGGGCTGTTGTATGTGAAGGGGCCGACGGTGAACGTGAGATGATAAGAAGCAACTGCGTAACATTAAGTGCTTACCCTATAAATCGTAAGAAGACAGGTGGATGTTCTTGCATAACCAAGTACATCGTACGATACGCTAATGACGTTGAAATGTCGAGGCGAGTGAGAAATTTAAAGGTGTTTCGGCTTGAACGAGTTTGCCGTTGTCGAATACAACGTTATACTTTAGTCTAACGCGGACTTTGACTCGTGTTCTTCTCGACGCATAATATCTTTCGCAAAGTATTGCTACGAGATACATATATCTACAAACATACATCCATACACGTGTAGAAAGTATATCGCGAGGGCACGATGCATCTACcaacactctctctctctctctctctcccgaaATCGACTCTTTAAGAAACTAAACTCTATATCGCTGTTTCCAAAAATACATCGTTCTATCTAATGTTCCCGGAATGAGGTAGCTATGTAGTTAGTCGACTCGTACGAGATGGATAGATTTCCGAACCAATGGTACGAATAATACTGTTTTCGGAGACGTCGTTATCGTAACATGACTAAATGGATCAATAGAATAACACAATTATGATTGTGCCGCCATCAGTAGACGTTTCGTATGGCCAGTGGCGGGAACAACTCATTGACGATATCGCACTGACACGCGTAGCTGTAATCACAGAAATATCCGTCCTATCAGTACACACTTTTTGCCTCGATAAATCACCTTATAAACGCGGCTTCCCTTACAAATGCGACAACTCGAATTCTGTTCGTCTAGAAAAATGTACCAACGGAAAATCCGTACAGACAAGCATCAAACTAACGCGGAAAATTTTCGTATCGGAGACTCGAACGATAGGTCGCATCGTGTTCAACGCAACTGTAACGTGTATTACTTTTCAAATTACATAATACCTTGGTACCTTGGTACCTTGGCAAATCAAACGATAGGCAATGCGTAGAAATTAGTGGATATCAAAAGTACAAAGTAACAAAGTAAAAGCGTATGGTTACTTACGAGGACTGGAATGTCTGTGTCAATTCGTGCTTCAGTTCACCTCTGTGATTTATAGTGAATATTCGCATCGTAGGAATTCCTACGGCTCTGTACGCCCAAACATCCTAAACAACGAAAAGAGAACCGAATAATGACACAGCCAAGGAAATCGATACAGTCAACAGGTAGAAACAGGTTCAAGGGAATGTATAATATAGTTACATTGATTCGGTTTCCGTAACCGGCATAGAACGGCTTCGAGCCCTCTGGGAATAACGCTTGAATGTCGCTCAGACAGGATATCTTGAATTCCTCGGGTTTCTTCTCTATCACTTCGCGATGGAACGCCGAAATTAAGCTCGTGGGATTGAGAAGTAACGGACCCTCGGGCAACGACAGGTCACCTTGCTTGATGCTCTTCAGGTATTCTCTGGTAACCCTGGCTTGCCCGATCGCTCTCGCCGAGAGGTAGAGCAACTTATAGCCGTTGTTTTTAATCTTCGTGAACAACTGAGCCACTCCGGATTGGGCCCAATCTTTGCCGACGATTGGCAAAATATGACCCAACACGTCCGATTTCGTAATGGTTCCGTCGATATCGGAGATGACGATCTTATCGTCCCACCTCCACTTATAAATGTGACATTTGCAACGAGTTGTACCTTGATAAGCTGTGGTAACGCTAAAGACAACTTCGTTGGGTCCTTCTTTTAAATTCAGACTCGCCTGTAAAAGAACAATTCATTCGAAACGAAGG belongs to Nomia melanderi isolate GNS246 chromosome 12, iyNomMela1, whole genome shotgun sequence and includes:
- the RpLP0-like gene encoding ribosomal protein LP0-like, producing MPKSKRDKKISLTKTSKKGLVLKQQIVEDVRNCVEKYSEIFLISVDNMRNNKLKDLRGEWKDSRFFFGKNKLIALALGKSPEDEVVEGIHKLSLALRGQCGLLFTNRPTKKVLKWMKSYEEADYARSGFVVSKTVTLPEGPMPEFPHSIEPHLRQLGMPTALQKGVVTLIKEYTVCKKGQMLSPEQARILKLLGKPVATFKLTPLGVFSKKNGYTQLVTEDHSKENMEENMEIDEIEKTEDT